TCCATGAACTGCTGATAACGAAGATCTCCTATCCTTGACGACCATGAGAGATCGGAGATACGGAAAGCACACAAGGATTCGTCAATAACAAACAGGTCGCCATGCCGGAGCATCTGTATCCAGAAATCGAGATCAATGGTGTAGGGAACAACCGCACTGTAACCGCTGATTTTGGCAATCAGCTCGGCGGGATAAAGGCCGCAGACTGGTTCACCGATAATGTTGGTTCCCATACGAACCATTTTCCGGATTACCTCTACCTTATCCATGCGACCTCCATCAACAAAATTGACCTTTTTGATGAGGGTCTTTCCTGAAGGATCAATAATGGTCCTCTGACTGCTGACCAGGCTTACCCCGGCATTACGGGGATCGTCAAAAACCGCTACCTGCTTTTCAAGACAGTGCGGAAAAAGGATATCGTCCCCGCAGACCAGTTTGACATACTTCCCCCTGACCTGGCTGATTGCTTGGTTCCAGTTTGCCTCCGGCCCGATGTTTTCAGAATTTCTGAAAAGCTTGATTCGGGAATCGGCCAATGAAGCTGCGATATCATAGGAGCCGTCGGTCGAGTGATCATCATAAATTAAAAGCTCAAAATCGGTAAACGTCTGTGACAATATCGATTGTATGGTCTCGCCAATAAAACTGGCGCTATTGTACATCGGTA
The DNA window shown above is from Pelodictyon phaeoclathratiforme BU-1 and carries:
- a CDS encoding glycosyltransferase family 2 protein, giving the protein MGFLNRPYVTVTIPMYNSASFIGETIQSILSQTFTDFELLIYDDHSTDGSYDIAASLADSRIKLFRNSENIGPEANWNQAISQVRGKYVKLVCGDDILFPHCLEKQVAVFDDPRNAGVSLVSSQRTIIDPSGKTLIKKVNFVDGGRMDKVEVIRKMVRMGTNIIGEPVCGLYPAELIAKISGYSAVVPYTIDLDFWIQMLRHGDLFVIDESLCAFRISDLSWSSRIGDLRYQQFMEFMEQAAADESHGVTDLDLFIGKINCAVQSMTSLMGFKLFASSASERKNMRNAS